Proteins found in one Calypte anna isolate BGI_N300 chromosome 10, bCalAnn1_v1.p, whole genome shotgun sequence genomic segment:
- the B2M gene encoding LOW QUALITY PROTEIN: beta-2-microglobulin (The sequence of the model RefSeq protein was modified relative to this genomic sequence to represent the inferred CDS: inserted 2 bases in 1 codon) codes for MLKAGVLVLVVLFGLEKADVGCPGREEPCRGCGGDFWEPPKVEVYSCNHGQXQNNTLSCFVSSFHPPKIDITLLKNGEPLSDVQYTDMAFSDKWYFQQQAYAPFVPQKGDIYTCSVAHSTFKEPQTFQWDKDF; via the exons ATGCTGAAGGCTGGTGTCCTGGTGCTGGTCGTGCTGTTCGGCCTCGAGAAGGCGGATGTTGGGTGCCCGGGGCGTGAAGAGCCCTGCCGGGGTTGCGGGGGAGATTTCTGGG agCCACCAAAAGTGGAAGTATACTCCTGCAACCATGGTCA GCAGAACAACACCCTCAGCTGCTTTGTTAGTAGCTTCCACCCACCCAAGATCGACATCACCCTCCTGAAGAATGGGGAGCCCCTGAGTGATGTGCAGTACACAGACATGGCCTTCAGTGATAAGTGGTATTTCCAGCAACAGGCATATGCACCCTTTGTCCCCCAGAAGGGTGACATCTACACTTGCAGTGTGGCCCATTCCACCTTCAAGGAACCACAGACCTTCCAATGGG ACAAAGATTTCTAA
- the PATL2 gene encoding protein PAT1 homolog 2, whose product MAGSGEPVILEDYLLVEDGPLLEEMAEEDEELDLYNEMTFGLDQASTEEDAPKPLISLEMRPELVTVVTEETDARDEPRPGVVEEPEEVGEPQKEGGMELDVEQIGSELEEEEEEQLGTEEQEEDLEPHDLGDPAVMRAVQSKPTLESQDSAVLDSRVGACWAELSKEDTLAMDRVVWGSCPSNIPPHHMLEDKAILQVLEQPPPSTNVVLDFLGSPVQRGYRGSPCLKRPDLRLMSPQSFPQQFLQQESPLLPRSPTSPRPFTMPRRPSPLFASNQTAGYASPAPFQPMSPPISRPPRPLAMHFGPVSPSLDPTVFFSPAASSQLNLSVPSHMTQLHPQHQRILTQRQQEGQSISSKKRWSTKVDPYAGLMTSKEKDWVIKVEMIQLQSENMDDDDYYYQMYYHRLERKQAEEELLGKRSKQEPPKLVTPFIQKVETYNSVVRIAGSLGQVAVSTCYSPRRAIDAVHHALVEEEVGSYRLRALHRIEKLFLQLLEVEEVQRKMSQALEEQQPSCQEQKSQEVEYIYQALKIGACSSEEEAEDEFLQLLCVQKGKKLTARLLPHLIQEQAEKILLTITHHLPFLMKKDMLDESLSLLYSPLNKVVGRMTFSKLIEVLQEMTRPWPKSPELPLTMALKNQFGISLLYSLLSHGERLLSSDVPLEPCGRDFELWTDTVFLVARELSQVPKALLVEPLFLPSNLLSLFCRYLDKQTVHHLETKMECSPLEAAMPC is encoded by the exons ATGGCGGGGAGTGGCGAGCCCGTT ATCCTCGAGGACTACCTGCTGGTGGAAGATGGACCTCTGCTGGAGGAGATGGCTGAGGAGGATGAAGAGCTCGACCTGTACAATGAAATGACTTTTGGGTTAG ACCAAGCCTCCACTGAGGAGGATGCCCCAAAACCTCTGATATCTCTGGAGATGAGACCTGAGCTGGTCACAGTGGTGACGGAAGAGACTGATGCCAGAGATGAACCCAGGCCTGGAGTTGTTGAAGAGCCAGAGGAGGTAGGGGAGCCCCagaaggaaggagggatggagctggatgTTGAGCAGATTGGCTctgagctggaggaagaggaggaagaacagCTGGGGACTGAGGAACAGGAGGAAGACCTGGAACCCCATGACCTGGGAGACCCAGCGGTGAtgagagctgtgcagagcaAACCCACGCTGGAG AGCCAGGACTCGGCAGTGCTGGACAGCAGGGTTGGTGCTTGCtgggcagagctcagcaaaGAGGATACG CTGGCAATGGATCGGGTGGTATGGGGTTCCTGCCCCAGCAACATCCCACCCCACCATATGCTGGAG GACAAAGCCATCctccaggtgctggagcagcctcCACCATCTACCAATGTGGTCCTTGACTTTCTTGGCTCCCCTGTACAGAGGGGCTACAGAGGCTCTCCCTGCCTCAAGCGTCCTGACTTAAGACTGATGTCCCCCCAGTCCTTCCCCCAGCAATTTCTCCAGCAG gagTCACCCCTGCTGCCCCGCTCCCCGACCTCCCCTCGTCCCTTCACGATGCCTCGCAGACCCTCTCCGCTCTTTGCTTCCAACCAG ACTGCAGGGTATGCATCTCCAGCCCCTTTCCAGCCCATGTCACCTCCCATCAGCAGGCCACCACGCCCTCTAGCCATGCACTTTGGTCCAGTGTCTCCCTCTTTGGACCCCACTGTCTTCTtcagcccagcagccagcagccagctgaACTTGAG TGTGCCCAGCCATATGACCCAGCTGCACCCCCAGCACCAGCGGATCCTGACCCAGCGGCAGCAAGAAGGGCAGAG catctcctccaaGAAGCGGTGGTCTACTAAAGTGGACCCTTATGCTGGGCTGATGACCTCCAAGGAGAAGGACTGGGTCATCAAGGTTGAGATGATCCAGCTGCAGAGTGAGAACATGGATGATGATGACTACTACTACCAG ATGTACTACCACCGCCTGGAGCGCAAAcaggcagaagaggagctgcTCGGCAAGCGAAGCAAGCAGGAACCCCCCAAGCTGGTTACACCATTTATCCAGAAAGTGGAGACGTACAACTCTG tGGTGCGCATCGCTGGCTCGCTGGGCCAGGTTGCGGTGTCCACCTGCTACAGCCCTCGCCGGGCCATCGATGCTGTGCACCATGCCCtggtggaggaggaggtag GGAGCTACCGGCTTCGGGCGCTGCACAGGATCGAGAAG ctttttctgcagctgctggaagtgGAGGAGGTCCAGCGGAAGATGTCTCAGgccctggaggagcagcagcccagctgtcAGGAGCAGAAGAGCCAGGAAGTGGAATATATCTACCAAGCCTTGAAAATCGGGGCTTGCAGCAGTGAGGA GGAGGCTGAGGATGAGTTCCTGCAACTCCTTTGTGTGCAGAAGGGCAAGAAGCTGACAGCCCGGCTGCTGCCCCACCTGATTCAGGAGCAAGCAGAGAAGATCCTCCTGACCATCACCCACCACCTGCCCTTCCTCATGAAGAAGGACATGTTGGATGAG TCTCTCTCCCTGCTCTATAGCCCATTAAACAAGGTGGTGGGTAGGATGACCTTCAGCAAACTCATCGAGGTCCTGCAGGAGATGACCAGGCCTTGGCCCAAGTCCCCTGAGCTCCCTCTCACCATGGCCTTGAAGAACCAG TTTGGGATCTCCTTGCTCTACTCGCTGCTGAGTCATGGTGAGAGGCTACTGTCCTCTGATGTGCCGCTGGAGCCCTGTGGCAGGGACTTCGAGCTGTG GACTGACACGGTGTTCCTAGTTGCTCGGGAGCTGTCACAAGTGCCCAAGGCCTTGTTGGTGGAGCCTCTCTTCTTGCCCAGCAACCTTCTCTCGCTCTTCTGCCGCTACCTGGACAAGCAGACGGTCCACCACCTGGAAACCAAGATGGA GTGCTCCCCGCTGGAGGCTGCCATGCCCT